AAAGTTGCtacacaaatattttgaataatcttaaaattttaaatcaatgAAACTTAATTTGTACGATTATGCTTATTGTCTTTGTCCCAAATTTATAGACTTGTTTGTTTTTTCAGAGTTAAAAAACAAATGCACCGTATATATTCGGGATATAATTTGACTTAAGTCGATCAGGATTCTGAAAtatctaattttatttttaaaagttagatATGAATATTATTTCTTAATCTATAAAcacaatataatttaataaataatggAGGATagtaagagttttattatttaatatcttGGCAATGATGAATAATAAATAATCTTTTTTAAATGACAAATTTGTTAAATCTAAAACACAGAATTTGTAAACATTGTTTCTGCTAAAGTCAGAAGTCGTTAGTCTTAGTAAAAACGTTAATACACTTCACTCGGAAATTGCCCCAAAAATTGTGTGTAAATTCGCTACACACACTACGAAGCGGAAATAACCGATTTTGCTAGGGTTTCATTTTTCTGTGGCGTCGGCAGTCTGATGGCTGTGTCGAATAATCCTGTATCAAATTGTTTCTTCGTATCAAAAGAGCAAATGGATTTGGTGGTGCAAGTACCAAATAATCCTGGGTTCGATGCATCAGTTATGCAAAACAACCAAGTTGGACATCATGCAATTTCAGGTTATAATCGCGGATCGAACACGGTAGGTCATGTATCTGGAGACAAGGCATTTTTGCCAGTTAAACGAAAGGCTGACCTGAAACCTCTGATGAACAATTCTACTGCACAGCAACCGCTGCCGCCTGGCAAGCTCCCATCACACATGGGAGCTAATGTTGGTTCGACAAGACTTCTTCAGCCATCAGCACCCCAAAAGAGAGCTTCAACAATTCAGGCGAAGTTGGGGGCTCCTGATTTGCGAGCTCAACCTTTGGTGGATAAAAAACTGATGCAAAGCAAATCGACAACCGGCAAGGATGGCTCTGAagctgtaaggtccaaaatgagGGAATCTTTAACTGCTGCACTATCTTTGGCAGATATGAACCAACACAAGGTTTTGAATACCCAGGAAAACCAAATTAATTCACATAACACACATCAGATGCCTATGGATTCGAAAGTTTCTGAATCCAATTTGGCTACGAGAGGGCTTGTCGTGGGCTGTTCTTCTGAGGAACTTTCATTAAAAAGAGATGTAGTTGGTGCAACCAATGATTGTCGAGTGTTATCTGATGAGCTTCCTACAAGTGGAAACAGGGGGGATGATGGTCAGGCTTTCCAGGATTTCCAGTATGGCTCCATTTTACCCGATGAGGACATTCCTTTTGGTGATAGTTTCTTTCCTAAAGATGACCTTTTACAGGGAAATGGACTTTCTTGGGCATTCGACTTTGATGTCCAGATGAGGGAAGGACTGGAGGTTCAAGATTCAGAAAAGCTCAAGCCTGTTGAAGAGGAAATTATGGGTCGCAGTGACAGGAGTGTTGTAGAGATTCCAACACCGGAGAATGTGGCTGTTAGAATCGAGTCTGAACTGTTTAAACTATTTGGTGGTGTGAACAAAAAGTACAAAGAGAAGGGCAGGTCTCTTTTGTTCAATCTGAAAGATCGTAGTAACCCAGAACTGAGAGAACAGGTCATGTCAGGTGAAATATCTCCCGAGAAATTATGCTCCATGTCGGCAGAAGAGCTTGCTTCCAAGGAGTTATCAGAGTGGCGCATGGCAAAAGCAGAAGAGATGGCCCAAATGGTAGTTTTGCCTGATATAGAAGTTGATATTAGACGTTTGGTTAAGAAAACACACAAGGGTGAATATCAATTAGAAATTGAGCGTGATGATGGAGTTTCTGCTGAAGTTTCTGGCGGAACTACTGTACTAACACAACCTCATCCACAAAAGAAGATTGAAACtggttctccttcagtggcaaGTCCTAAAGATAAAGAAATTGTTGCAGGTCAGAAGAGTTCAGAAAATCAAGATTTTTCAGGTAGcctgatcattccaactgatggGACTGATTTAATGCAAGGAATGATGGTTGATGAATTGAAGGATGCAGAATTTCTACCTCCAATTGTTTCGCTGGATGAGTTCATGGAGTCTCTAGATTCTGAACCTCCTTTTGAGAATTTATCTCCAGACGCTGCACGTAAGACCCTTGTGACACACAAAGAAAGCCCCAAGGTTGTCAACTCTCGGGCTCCTGATCATGCTTCAGTTTCTCCAAAAGATGCTTCTCCCAAAAATTCAGACGTTGTCAAGAAGCTCAAAGTCATGAATGCGAAATCAAGTGGGAATCCTGCAGGGCATAAATTTCTTCCTAGTTATGCATCAAGGGTTAACTACATCTGGAAGGGCATACTTCAGCTAAATATATCAACATCAATCAATGTTGGTGGCATATTTCAAAGGTTTGCTATTTTATAGGTGGACAGCCTAAATAATGACCATTGATTCATGCTGTGTTATTTGTATGTGACTGTGCTACTCTAGAGTTTTACGGTAGATTGCATGAAGTAAATTGGCAAGTAATTTGTGCACGATTCCAGTTACCTATGAAATATTTACCCCCTTTTTAACTTACAATGTAGAATTAAGAGCCTTTTTGGCTAAGCTTCTAAGTTATTTGAAAGTTCATTATGAAAGCTCTTAAacaagattttattttataataatagtAAAAACTGTTAAGATCTTATAAAATCTTTTTAGAAGAGTGGAGATCataccaatttattttcatcatATTATAAGTTCTATTCTAAATAATCTCaatcttattttattttctgaatTATCTTCAAATCCATTATTATCGGTCCTTTTGTCGCATATTTTATTCCTCTTGAACTCGTTTGATCTAAATGGTTTGAGagcttaattataaaatataagaTACAATATGAGAACCtttaaattgaaatattttatattttcttaaagTGTGTAAGATACTTGAAACGAGTCTAGCCAGTCAAGTCTCTAAATCTTAGAATGTGTAACACTACTCTTTTCCTTCACAGTAAGCTAAGCTTTTGGTTGAGTTCTCTTTGTTCCCATCCTTGAACTCTTATCCTTTTTGTAGTGTCTGAAGATTGCTGATGACTTTATATTGTGGTCTATCTTTAGTTGAGGTGTAAAGGAATTGTGATTTACTACTAGATGCAAGTTTGTTCAAATTTTGTGTGTTAGATTCTCGGTGAACAAATTGTGAACTGTTACTGTTAGAACAATAGATTCTTCTCTTTTTCACTTCTCCAATTGCATTGTGTTTGTACGTTTGTCATGCAGATACGTCAGTATTGCCTGATATGCATGtttgatcataaaattcatctgaAGTTATCAAGAAAGTTGATGTAGTTTTGTACCTCATTGATTTCCCTCATTTATTCATTTTCTATCAACAGTGGTGAGAAGACATCTACCAAGGAGTGGGCCACCTCTCTTGAGATCAAGGGACGAGTTAGACTTGACTCGTTTGAAAAATTTCTTAGAGAGCTCCCTATGTCTCGAACTCGTGCAGTCATGGTATACCGAGGCCTCTTCTTCCTCTTCTCTACAACTAATCTGTGCCACCTGTTTTTCTTAACTTTGACCTTATGTTTTTGTATTGGTCCACATGACCTCTTATTGGTTATGTGTAGTGGTGTTTATCTCGTATTAGTGTGGATGTACAATAGCAGTTTGGATCGAAAATTTGCGAGACGGCTAGTTGTTCaggataaatattttttctccAGCTTGCGTCCTTTCTATGCATAATCAAAAGAAATATATGCTTAAGCAAAAGAAAAAATTAGATTATAACGTTAACCTCGTGTGTTGGAAGCAAGTGCTTGCCACAAATAATTTGAACTAGGACGCGAGGTGATGCGATCTTTCTTTTGACAATGTATATCAGTTTCACCAAACAAAACCTTTGATACACAAGTCCCTTAAAGAGAAATTATCATATAAAATGTTGGAGCCTGTTTCCGTTTTGTGCTTTTTTGCCTAAATATGGACACTGTCATCCTTATTTGACGTAGTTTCAATCCAATTTAAAACTGTCAATGGATGGCATGGTAATTCCGAATGCTGCTAACGCGTACATAGTTGAAACTAATACAAGAATTGAATCATATAATTAACACGTGAAAATTCGGAATATGCTTTGTGAATGACgtcttaaattttaaattttattttcggAAGTGAAAAAAAGAAGTAAAGAATCCATCTTCAAGCATTAATGTTAGGTAGACGCTTACGTATAAATTTCATTTTGCTTCTTGAATTCATTAATAAAACTATTCTATCTTCAGGTTCTGGAGTTCGTTTTGGGCGACAAATCATCTAAGACTCCCCAGACCAGCCTTTCTGAGGTaacatacatattattataaatttatgtGGGCTACGCCAAGTGTTGCTGTTTCATTTTGTGAACGTAATTCTATTCTTTATGAAGGCTATCGATTCTTTTGCTGCGGACGAGAGGCTAGGTTATGCCGAACCATCGGCTGGCGTCGAGCTTTATCTATGCCCTCGGACTTCAAGAATGACCAATATGATTAACGAACACATGCCCAAGAAACAATCCGAGACTGATATCCCTATCGAAAATGGACTATTAATTGGTGTAGTTGTGTGGAGAAGGGCTCATAAAAGCAACATAGTATCACCTAATAACTCATCTTCATACAACAAACACAGCTTGAAAAAACAATCTCTCGACTCTCCTAAGAAGATGCAAGATTCATCGAATGCTAAAGTTAACGATAATGCAGAGACTAGAGCTTTTGCATCCGCTTCAACTAACGTTGTACGCTCCACAATGATGTCTCAACCCGATGAGGAAGATGATGTACCACCTGGGTTTGGCCCGATAGCTTCTGCCCAGTCAGCGAAAGCTGATGATGACTTGCCCGAATTCAATTTTGCTGGGCATTTGAACCCATCCGTGGCCCGGATTTCACCACAAGATTTGCATAATCGTGATGTGAATTCAGCTCAACGTTCAGTAGATCAAGTTAGAGAGCTTATTAAAAAATATGGCCAAAGCGGTGGTAGTGCACCGAGTAGGAGCATGGTAGATGATAGACCCCTCGGTATTAAACCATGGAATGACGATGATGATGACATTCCTGAGTGGCAGCCGCAACTACCAAATCAGCTGCACAACCAGCCCTATCAGGTGGCTCAAAGCCACAGGCAGCCGTTGCAGGTGCCCCTTCCAAATCAACTTATGGTTGACATGCCGAGCCAGCAACCACCTCGGGGATGGGAGGGGCCACCTTCAAGTGGCGGGTGGGTGACCCATCAGCTTCCCCCTGGGCCCCAACGTGACGGGagatggaaacgttactgactGAAACATGATAACAAAATAACTTCTTGTATATAATCGTGttttaatttatgatatattttgtcTTAGGACTTGGGTTGGTGACTACATGTGTTTTAATTGTTGGTTTATTCTGACCTTTCTGGTATTTGTTCAAAGCTTTAATTAATTTCGTCACTATTTCATAAATTTTGTGAGAGAGACGTTTCACTGAAGGACTACAACTATGACAATAACCTTCATAAAGAATATAGAAAGCATATGAATTCAACACATGCACACATGTATGTTAGCGAAGCACCAGCTATCAACCCTTTTTCCTTCTCATACAATATGCAGGAAAATCCCAGAAATAAGCCACAAAAAGAACAGCTACTGCTATCCCACTGATCTAATTGTTTATTTACAACTATCAAGTTCGTTTGCACACAAAGGTATTAAATTCAAATCAGGGAATAACCATGCATTAAAACACTTGGCTCGTATACCAAATATATTGATGAGCAACTATCACCATGACAAACAACTATAACTCACAACAATGATGGTAAAGGAATCTTTCAAACTTCCACACAAGCTCAATTATTGGATTCAGAGAGGGCCGTTGTGGCACATTCAACTACTCTTTGCAATAGTCATGAAATCGAATTAATGTGTGAGATTGGTCCTCCGATATTATTGAACCACCACATTGTATAAAAATGTACAACTCAACCATGTTTTGGTGAGCTGTGGGTCAGGGTCTGGGCATATATGCTTGCTAAGGCTTGTCCCCCAATTTGAGTCTCATTTGGCTTCACACAACTTCACAAGTGCGAAAACATGCTTTTCCTTTCCTTGAAGATGTAACAACCAAAGATCAAGTCTTATGTATCACCAGCCTTCTTTAAGTTGGACACACAAATTCATTTCACTGAAGATACGTACCAAAATGGTCATGCAGTTCATGCATGCCAAATTGCCATATTTGGTTCCTTCTCTCCCTTTCTGCAATCTGGTGGTACTTGCTTATATTATTTCATCCATTTCCTGATGATAAAAGAACGCAAAGTTAGAGATTAACAATGGCATTCCTATGAAGTGATATGCAAAGATTTCATTAGTGGGATTAGCATCATTCACGTTAATTATAGCAGTCCTACCATAACCATGTCTGACACCTAggaagaaaaaaataaagttacTGACAGAAATTAACTGGTTCTTCGTTtactatattattatttattacaataataataatattaaattacaataataataataataaataattttaattaataatagtGGTAATAATACTATTGTTGATTAttactaaaatatttattatttaaattattacgtttaatactaatatttataaatctgaaaatat
The Primulina tabacum isolate GXHZ01 chromosome 9, ASM2559414v2, whole genome shotgun sequence DNA segment above includes these coding regions:
- the LOC142555517 gene encoding uncharacterized protein LOC142555517; translated protein: MAVSNNPVSNCFFVSKEQMDLVVQVPNNPGFDASVMQNNQVGHHAISGYNRGSNTVGHVSGDKAFLPVKRKADLKPLMNNSTAQQPLPPGKLPSHMGANVGSTRLLQPSAPQKRASTIQAKLGAPDLRAQPLVDKKLMQSKSTTGKDGSEAVRSKMRESLTAALSLADMNQHKVLNTQENQINSHNTHQMPMDSKVSESNLATRGLVVGCSSEELSLKRDVVGATNDCRVLSDELPTSGNRGDDGQAFQDFQYGSILPDEDIPFGDSFFPKDDLLQGNGLSWAFDFDVQMREGLEVQDSEKLKPVEEEIMGRSDRSVVEIPTPENVAVRIESELFKLFGGVNKKYKEKGRSLLFNLKDRSNPELREQVMSGEISPEKLCSMSAEELASKELSEWRMAKAEEMAQMVVLPDIEVDIRRLVKKTHKGEYQLEIERDDGVSAEVSGGTTVLTQPHPQKKIETGSPSVASPKDKEIVAGQKSSENQDFSGSLIIPTDGTDLMQGMMVDELKDAEFLPPIVSLDEFMESLDSEPPFENLSPDAARKTLVTHKESPKVVNSRAPDHASVSPKDASPKNSDVVKKLKVMNAKSSGNPAGHKFLPSYASRVNYIWKGILQLNISTSINVGGIFQSGEKTSTKEWATSLEIKGRVRLDSFEKFLRELPMSRTRAVMVLEFVLGDKSSKTPQTSLSEAIDSFAADERLGYAEPSAGVELYLCPRTSRMTNMINEHMPKKQSETDIPIENGLLIGVVVWRRAHKSNIVSPNNSSSYNKHSLKKQSLDSPKKMQDSSNAKVNDNAETRAFASASTNVVRSTMMSQPDEEDDVPPGFGPIASAQSAKADDDLPEFNFAGHLNPSVARISPQDLHNRDVNSAQRSVDQVRELIKKYGQSGGSAPSRSMVDDRPLGIKPWNDDDDDIPEWQPQLPNQLHNQPYQVAQSHRQPLQVPLPNQLMVDMPSQQPPRGWEGPPSSGGWVTHQLPPGPQRDGRWKRY